One stretch of Micromonospora echinospora DNA includes these proteins:
- a CDS encoding ATP-binding cassette domain-containing protein produces the protein MSLLEVENLTKSFSSGRDWLGRRTKMVHAVKGVSFTLERGECLAVVGESGAGKSTVGRMVLRLIEPNSGSVTFDGIDVLATKPKQLRALRQRMQMIFQDPYSSLDPRMTIKDAVAEPLLVHTDKGRVTREKEAVELLDKVGIGSRYLERYPAELSGGQLQRVAIARALTMKPSLIVCDEPVAALDVSVRAQVLNLLRDLQEELGLAYLFVCHDLALVEVIADRVMVMASGEVVETDTTDQIFANPRQEYTKKLLAAIPVPLPRDAQGNRLVAPGKVG, from the coding sequence ATGAGCCTGCTCGAAGTCGAGAACCTCACGAAGTCGTTCAGTTCCGGTCGGGACTGGCTCGGCCGGCGTACGAAGATGGTGCACGCGGTCAAGGGGGTGAGCTTCACCCTGGAGCGCGGTGAGTGCCTCGCGGTCGTCGGCGAGTCCGGCGCGGGCAAGTCGACTGTCGGGCGCATGGTGCTGCGTCTCATCGAGCCGAACTCCGGCTCGGTGACCTTCGACGGGATCGACGTGCTGGCCACGAAGCCGAAGCAGCTGCGCGCGCTGCGCCAGCGGATGCAGATGATCTTCCAGGACCCGTACAGCTCGCTCGACCCGCGGATGACGATCAAGGACGCGGTCGCCGAGCCTCTCCTCGTGCACACCGACAAGGGCCGGGTCACGCGGGAGAAGGAGGCCGTCGAGCTGCTCGACAAGGTCGGCATCGGTTCGCGCTACCTGGAGCGCTATCCGGCCGAGCTGTCCGGCGGTCAGTTGCAGCGCGTCGCGATCGCACGGGCGTTGACGATGAAGCCGAGCCTCATCGTGTGCGACGAGCCGGTCGCGGCGCTTGACGTGTCGGTGCGGGCGCAGGTGCTCAACCTGCTCCGGGACCTGCAGGAGGAGCTGGGTCTGGCGTACCTGTTCGTCTGTCACGACCTGGCTCTCGTCGAGGTCATCGCCGACCGGGTCATGGTGATGGCCTCCGGAGAGGTCGTGGAGACGGACACGACGGACCAGATCTTCGCCAACCCGCGGCAGGAGTACACGAAGAAGCTGCTCGCGGCGATCCCCGTGCCGCTGCCGCGCGACGCGCAGGGCAACCGGCTCGTCGCGCCGGGAAAGGTGGGCTGA
- a CDS encoding MmgE/PrpD family protein: MTGTTGPTRTQLLAQFATTRDEEIPESVRDYGKLVLLDSLVCGLAAVRLRRSRMVQQVAARFGGPAEATVFGLGQRVAAINAAHANADMMNALDADDTFFNSAHFAVFGVAAGLAEAERLHADGASLLRASIIAFEINARLNLSTSLMAFEDGQFRWSPLSSHGYASMGAAAACAVVGGWEPERLAHALGLVAWLAPPAKNSYMAERRSFNAFKYGPYGAIAHAGMLGAALAEEGYTGDLDVLDHTPGFIEAMGFLGGERHEMVAGLGSKWWISETSLKPYPTCRFTHAALDAIRAFPSTHGVPVSQIESMEIRLSPAAYRTLQFREPAPQIPDTVVAPLDGAFNMPYAAALALLGHAPGPQWYDPERLADPAVWDLARRITTAPDPVLDAEWEADLREHPGGQIRRTRGALTIRAGGREYVVESDFAQGDPWDDTTRADWDFVAGKLASFCDGILDAGAQEQLVEVVRGIDDVADVAETLSPLLARAR; this comes from the coding sequence GTGACCGGTACGACGGGACCGACCCGGACGCAGCTGCTGGCGCAGTTCGCGACGACGCGCGACGAGGAGATCCCCGAGTCGGTACGCGACTACGGCAAGCTCGTCCTGCTCGACTCGCTCGTCTGCGGGCTGGCGGCGGTGCGGCTGCGGCGCAGCCGCATGGTCCAGCAGGTCGCCGCCCGGTTCGGCGGCCCGGCCGAGGCGACGGTGTTCGGGCTGGGGCAGCGGGTCGCGGCGATCAACGCCGCGCACGCCAACGCGGACATGATGAACGCGCTGGACGCGGACGACACCTTCTTCAACTCGGCGCACTTCGCGGTGTTCGGCGTCGCGGCCGGGCTGGCGGAGGCCGAGCGGCTGCACGCCGACGGGGCGAGCCTGTTGCGCGCGAGCATCATCGCCTTCGAGATCAACGCGCGGCTGAACCTGTCGACCTCGCTCATGGCCTTCGAGGACGGCCAGTTCCGCTGGTCGCCGCTGTCGTCGCACGGGTACGCCTCGATGGGCGCGGCCGCGGCATGCGCGGTCGTCGGCGGCTGGGAGCCGGAGCGGCTGGCCCACGCGCTCGGCCTGGTCGCCTGGCTGGCCCCGCCGGCGAAGAACTCCTACATGGCCGAGCGGCGCTCGTTCAACGCGTTCAAGTACGGCCCGTACGGCGCGATCGCGCACGCCGGGATGCTCGGCGCGGCGCTGGCCGAGGAGGGCTACACCGGCGACCTGGACGTGCTGGACCACACCCCGGGCTTCATCGAGGCGATGGGCTTCCTCGGCGGCGAGCGGCACGAGATGGTCGCCGGCCTGGGGTCGAAGTGGTGGATCAGCGAGACGTCGCTCAAGCCGTACCCGACGTGCCGTTTCACCCACGCGGCGCTCGACGCGATCCGCGCGTTCCCGAGCACCCACGGGGTGCCGGTGTCGCAGATCGAGTCCATGGAGATCCGGCTGAGCCCGGCGGCCTACCGGACGTTGCAGTTCCGGGAGCCGGCCCCGCAGATCCCGGACACTGTCGTCGCGCCTTTGGACGGTGCCTTCAACATGCCGTACGCCGCGGCGCTGGCGTTGCTCGGGCACGCCCCGGGACCGCAGTGGTACGACCCCGAGCGGCTGGCCGACCCGGCGGTGTGGGACCTGGCGCGCCGGATCACGACGGCGCCCGACCCGGTGCTCGACGCGGAGTGGGAGGCCGACCTCAGGGAACACCCGGGTGGCCAGATCCGCCGGACGCGCGGCGCCCTGACGATCCGGGCCGGTGGCCGGGAGTACGTCGTCGAGTCGGACTTCGCCCAGGGCGACCCGTGGGACGACACGACGCGGGCGGACTGGGACTTCGTGGCCGGCAAGCTGGCCTCGTTCTGCGACGGGATCCTCGACGCGGGCGCGCAGGAGCAGCTCGTCGAGGTGGTCCGGGGCATCGACGACGTCGCCGACGTCGCCGAGACGCTGTCACCGCTGCTGGCGCGCGCGCGATGA
- a CDS encoding quinone oxidoreductase family protein, with translation MLASYVVDSGSPDSLRLGRLEAPTPGPGHVLMRVQAASLDRVDTYIRRGTHGMAVTGPTILGRDVAGTVVATGAGVTGFTPGDAVVGLTTGTHAEYAVVPATHCFPRPAALDAVHAAAVPTAGRTAYDAVVNLAGVRPGERVLVVAAAGAVGTFAVQYAHHLGARVFGTSAPAKADAVRALGALDVVDHYRPDVVESLRAALPGGEVDVIVESVGGTLWSDVLKVLAPGGRLVTCGVTADSHAHLHLGRLMVKGWTLRGIGRPGPEAVACQLREALTLSAVAAAPAIAATYPLEQATVAHDRLEASEFVGRIVLTTS, from the coding sequence GTGCTCGCCAGCTACGTCGTCGACTCCGGATCCCCCGACAGCCTGCGTCTCGGCCGGCTCGAGGCCCCGACGCCCGGCCCCGGTCACGTGCTCATGCGGGTCCAGGCAGCCAGCCTGGACCGGGTCGACACCTACATCCGTCGCGGCACCCACGGGATGGCGGTCACCGGCCCGACGATCCTCGGCCGGGACGTCGCCGGCACCGTCGTGGCGACCGGTGCCGGCGTCACCGGCTTCACTCCCGGCGACGCGGTCGTCGGGCTGACCACCGGCACCCACGCCGAGTACGCCGTCGTCCCGGCCACGCACTGCTTCCCGCGACCGGCCGCGCTCGACGCCGTCCACGCCGCGGCGGTGCCCACCGCCGGACGCACCGCCTACGACGCGGTCGTCAACCTCGCCGGCGTACGCCCCGGCGAACGGGTCCTCGTCGTCGCCGCCGCGGGCGCCGTCGGCACCTTCGCCGTCCAGTACGCCCACCACCTGGGCGCGCGCGTCTTCGGCACCAGCGCCCCGGCGAAGGCCGACGCGGTACGCGCCCTCGGCGCTCTCGACGTCGTGGACCACTACCGTCCCGACGTCGTCGAGTCCCTGCGTGCCGCCCTGCCCGGCGGCGAGGTGGACGTCATCGTCGAGTCGGTCGGCGGCACCCTCTGGTCCGACGTGCTCAAGGTCCTCGCCCCCGGCGGTCGGCTGGTCACCTGCGGCGTCACCGCCGACAGCCACGCCCACCTGCACCTGGGTCGCCTCATGGTCAAGGGCTGGACGTTGCGCGGGATCGGCCGGCCCGGTCCCGAGGCGGTGGCCTGTCAGCTACGCGAGGCCCTCACCCTCTCGGCCGTGGCCGCCGCCCCCGCGATCGCCGCGACGTACCCGCTCGAGCAGGCCACTGTCGCGCACGACCGGCTGGAGGCGTCCGAGTTCGTCGGGCGGATCGTCCTCACGACCAGCTGA
- a CDS encoding ABC transporter permease, with protein sequence MIRYASRRLLAAIPLLFVVPLLVFALIELAPGDPAVVLAGDEPTPDRVEAIREELNLNAPVLVRYAMWVGDVLRGDLGTSFLSDQTVIELLTRRMATTMSLVLVAMIFAVVLGATLALVATLRSGGIVDRIVNGLASVAIAIPGFWFGLVLASVFAVGLQMFPAFGYQPLADGFWPWLSHLVLPGIALGLLPAAEVTLQLRSALGQVMKTDYVLNAEAKGLSRSSVVFKHSLKNACIPVVTVLGFRVAEVLAGSVTIEMIYNMPGLGRTAIEAVQGRDIPVLLGFVLFSTTVVVLVNLIVDISYGYFNPKVRS encoded by the coding sequence ATGATCCGCTACGCCAGCAGGCGCTTACTCGCGGCAATACCCCTGCTGTTCGTCGTCCCGCTGCTCGTCTTCGCCCTGATCGAACTCGCCCCGGGCGACCCGGCCGTCGTCCTGGCCGGTGACGAACCGACCCCGGACCGTGTCGAGGCGATCCGCGAGGAGCTCAACCTCAACGCTCCGGTCCTGGTGCGCTACGCCATGTGGGTCGGCGACGTCCTCCGCGGCGACCTCGGCACGTCCTTCCTCTCTGACCAGACCGTCATCGAGCTGCTGACGCGGCGAATGGCCACGACGATGTCGCTGGTGCTGGTCGCGATGATCTTCGCCGTCGTGCTCGGGGCCACCCTCGCCCTCGTGGCCACGCTGCGCTCCGGCGGTATCGTCGACCGGATCGTCAACGGGCTCGCCTCGGTCGCGATCGCCATCCCGGGCTTCTGGTTCGGCCTCGTGCTCGCCTCGGTCTTCGCGGTGGGGCTGCAGATGTTTCCGGCGTTCGGCTACCAACCGCTGGCCGACGGATTCTGGCCGTGGCTCTCGCACCTCGTCCTGCCGGGCATCGCCCTCGGTCTGCTTCCCGCGGCCGAGGTGACCCTGCAACTACGCTCGGCGCTCGGGCAGGTCATGAAGACCGACTACGTCCTCAACGCCGAGGCCAAGGGACTGTCGCGCTCCAGCGTCGTGTTCAAGCACTCCCTGAAGAACGCGTGCATCCCCGTCGTCACCGTCCTCGGCTTCCGCGTCGCGGAGGTCCTCGCCGGATCGGTGACCATCGAGATGATCTACAACATGCCGGGCCTCGGTCGTACCGCCATCGAGGCGGTTCAGGGGCGTGACATCCCGGTGCTGCTCGGCTTCGTCCTGTTCAGCACGACTGTCGTCGTGCTCGTCAACCTCATCGTCGACATCTCCTACGGCTACTTCAACCCGAAGGTGCGGTCATGA
- a CDS encoding lipid-transfer protein produces MTSNFLSGRTAVVGIGATEFSKDSGRSELQLAVEAVTAALADAGLSPADVDGMTTFTMETNPENMVARSLGIPELKFFSRIPYGGGGACAPVQQAAMAVASGIADVVVAYRAFNERSGVRFGQGPPPAKTQATSDNEYRSWVNPYGLLTPAQHTAMFARRYMHRYGATSEDYGRVAVLARKHAANNPKAWFYGKPLTLEEHQASRWIAEPLHLFDCCQETDGGQAMVVVSAERAKDLSSTPVYIRGAAQGLGPDQYQMVSYYREDLTRIPEVELCARQLWAQSGLGPADMDAAILYDHFTPYVLNQLEEYGFCGRGEAKDFIADGNLEVTGSLPTNTHGGQIGEAYLHGTNGVAEGVRLVRGTSTNQPDGVRNVLVTAGVGVPTSALILSAEG; encoded by the coding sequence GTGACGTCCAACTTCCTGTCGGGTCGCACCGCGGTCGTCGGCATCGGCGCGACGGAGTTCTCGAAGGACTCCGGCCGCAGCGAGCTGCAACTGGCCGTCGAGGCCGTCACGGCCGCCCTGGCCGACGCGGGCCTGAGCCCCGCCGATGTCGACGGCATGACGACCTTCACCATGGAGACCAACCCGGAGAACATGGTCGCCCGCAGCCTGGGCATCCCCGAGCTGAAGTTCTTCTCCCGGATCCCCTACGGCGGCGGCGGCGCCTGCGCCCCCGTCCAGCAGGCCGCCATGGCCGTCGCGAGCGGGATCGCCGACGTCGTCGTGGCGTATCGCGCCTTCAACGAGCGCTCCGGCGTTCGCTTCGGGCAGGGACCTCCGCCGGCGAAGACCCAGGCCACCTCGGACAACGAGTACCGCTCCTGGGTCAACCCGTACGGCCTGCTCACTCCGGCCCAGCACACCGCGATGTTCGCCCGTCGCTACATGCACAGGTACGGCGCGACCAGCGAGGACTACGGCCGGGTGGCGGTGCTCGCCCGCAAGCACGCCGCGAACAACCCCAAGGCGTGGTTCTACGGCAAGCCGCTCACGCTCGAGGAGCACCAGGCTTCGCGCTGGATCGCCGAGCCGCTGCATCTGTTCGACTGCTGCCAGGAGACCGACGGCGGCCAGGCGATGGTCGTCGTCAGCGCCGAGCGCGCCAAGGACCTGTCCTCCACCCCGGTCTACATCCGGGGGGCGGCCCAGGGCCTGGGGCCGGACCAGTACCAGATGGTCAGCTACTACCGGGAGGACCTGACCCGGATCCCCGAGGTCGAGCTCTGCGCCCGGCAGTTGTGGGCCCAGTCGGGGCTCGGCCCCGCCGACATGGACGCGGCGATCCTCTACGACCACTTCACGCCGTACGTGCTCAACCAGCTCGAGGAGTACGGCTTCTGCGGCCGCGGCGAGGCCAAGGACTTCATCGCCGACGGCAACCTGGAGGTCACCGGGTCGCTGCCGACTAACACCCACGGCGGCCAGATCGGCGAGGCATACCTGCACGGCACGAACGGTGTCGCGGAGGGCGTCCGCCTCGTCCGGGGGACCTCGACCAACCAGCCCGACGGCGTACGCAACGTCCTCGTGACGGCGGGCGTCGGCGTTCCCACCAGTGCACTGATCCTCTCCGCGGAGGGCTGA
- a CDS encoding nitroreductase/quinone reductase family protein, translated as MSRRDRIGSETRSFASYGRSWLIVIRGPRGMAFDRFLVRRTGFSLVSLQYALAGRFPYHPTLLLTTVGRRSGELRDAALPYVPYGKDLVVVGSKGGGPKDPAWVVNARHHELCWIVLRRRTIPVRARVTDGERDPDLFAHVVARKPNVGRYAERAAGFGRQIPLVVLTAVSGESLT; from the coding sequence ATGAGCCGACGGGACCGGATCGGCTCGGAGACGAGGTCGTTCGCCTCGTACGGCCGGTCGTGGCTGATCGTCATCCGCGGGCCGCGCGGGATGGCGTTCGACCGGTTTCTCGTGCGACGGACCGGCTTCTCGCTCGTGTCGTTGCAGTACGCGCTGGCGGGCAGGTTTCCCTACCACCCCACGCTGCTGCTGACGACTGTGGGCCGTCGTTCCGGGGAGCTGCGTGACGCGGCGCTGCCCTACGTGCCGTACGGAAAAGATCTGGTGGTCGTCGGCTCCAAGGGGGGCGGCCCCAAGGACCCGGCCTGGGTGGTCAACGCGCGTCATCACGAACTCTGCTGGATCGTCCTGCGGCGCAGGACGATCCCGGTCCGGGCGCGGGTGACCGACGGCGAGCGCGACCCGGACCTGTTCGCGCACGTCGTGGCGCGCAAGCCGAACGTGGGACGCTACGCCGAACGGGCTGCGGGCTTCGGGCGGCAGATCCCGCTCGTCGTCCTGACCGCCGTCTCGGGGGAGTCGCTCACCTGA
- a CDS encoding ABC transporter ATP-binding protein produces MARETASGGTAGTRTDATGGAADLLRVENLNVEFPSPSGGWQTTVQDVSFSLKPGGSMALVGESGSGKTVTSIAVMGLTGATGGRIASGRVVFDGVDLTAGTQKQWRDLRGPGMGMIFQQPIRSLNPAYTVGDQIAESVRKHLGMSRRQARARAVEMLEMVQIPRAAQRVDDYPHAFSGGMCQRVMIAMVMACNPRLLIADEPTTALDVTVQERILELLRDLQEQTGVALLFVSHDLAVVAELCREVVVMYAGEVAENAPSEQLFFNPRHPYTSGLIGSIPKPGLSTDRRLRAIPGGIPAPGAWPHGCRFISRCEFAVPGRCDVAHPDLLRLDGAAEHHARCVRAAELSLDGVTV; encoded by the coding sequence ATGGCACGTGAAACGGCGTCCGGCGGGACCGCCGGCACCAGGACCGACGCCACCGGCGGGGCGGCGGACCTGCTGCGCGTGGAGAATCTCAACGTCGAGTTCCCCTCGCCCTCGGGTGGGTGGCAGACGACCGTCCAGGACGTCTCGTTCTCGCTCAAGCCGGGCGGGTCGATGGCCCTGGTCGGCGAGTCCGGGTCGGGCAAGACGGTGACCTCCATCGCGGTGATGGGCCTGACCGGGGCGACCGGAGGGCGGATCGCCTCGGGGCGGGTCGTCTTCGACGGCGTGGATCTCACCGCGGGCACCCAGAAGCAGTGGCGGGACCTGCGCGGACCGGGCATGGGCATGATCTTCCAACAACCGATCCGCAGCCTGAACCCGGCATACACAGTCGGGGACCAGATCGCGGAGTCGGTGCGCAAGCACCTGGGCATGAGCCGCAGGCAGGCCCGGGCCCGCGCCGTCGAGATGCTCGAGATGGTGCAGATCCCACGGGCGGCGCAGCGGGTCGACGACTACCCGCACGCGTTCTCCGGCGGGATGTGCCAGCGCGTCATGATCGCGATGGTCATGGCGTGCAACCCGCGCCTGCTGATCGCCGACGAGCCGACGACGGCGCTCGACGTGACGGTGCAGGAACGGATCCTCGAGCTGCTGCGCGACCTGCAGGAGCAGACCGGGGTGGCGCTCCTGTTCGTCAGCCACGACCTCGCGGTGGTGGCCGAGCTGTGCCGGGAGGTCGTGGTCATGTACGCCGGCGAGGTGGCCGAGAACGCGCCCTCCGAGCAGCTGTTCTTCAACCCGCGGCACCCCTACACGTCCGGCCTGATCGGCTCGATCCCGAAGCCGGGCCTGAGCACCGACAGGCGGCTGCGCGCGATCCCCGGTGGCATCCCGGCCCCGGGCGCCTGGCCGCACGGGTGCCGGTTCATCAGCCGGTGCGAGTTCGCCGTGCCGGGGCGGTGCGACGTGGCCCACCCCGACCTGCTCCGGCTCGACGGCGCCGCCGAGCACCATGCGCGGTGCGTGCGGGCCGCGGAGCTCTCTCTGGATGGAGTGACGGTCTGA
- a CDS encoding ABC transporter substrate-binding protein, giving the protein MGVNIKARKRVVALISVGALAMAGCSSSDNSGSGSSAAQGEIDTSAVLKFASAGPLRDLDPALQTSYGAWGYLFLVWDRLTMLDKDDKIVPGLAKEWNFVEDGGVLELKLRDDVKFHDGTPFDAEAVKVNIERGKTLEGSTLKSDLADIESVEVVDATTARLKLVKGKGVQLPASFTGTAGMMVSPKAIKDGADLKNNPGTAGSGPYIATQLVPQEKLVLKRADNYWDPNVGRLGGIELQRVPDAAARLNGLQSGQVDLAPLSSAGEIATVEKIVTPGSGLQQNQVKFKNVVGVYMRANKGDVAKPEVRQAIAHAVDPEAISALFSGYCTPTRQVVPETDPSRIPNYTYPYEFSVDKAKALVQQAGGAKVSVTFAAGTNAEQPANVVQASLRAVGVDATLNPVPNTENEPRFIAGDFELMVGTSWSPKADPAATVNTYLLNTYKLAADPSLIADKAAEAANPTLSMDKRAPLYQDIWKTTLEQAWFLPLCNQTNANVSKANIVGTDNIPMSNIGIWDLRHIAVKK; this is encoded by the coding sequence ATGGGCGTCAACATAAAGGCCCGCAAACGTGTGGTCGCGTTGATCAGCGTCGGGGCTCTCGCCATGGCCGGCTGCAGCTCGTCGGACAACTCCGGCAGCGGCAGCAGCGCCGCGCAGGGCGAGATCGACACTTCGGCCGTGCTCAAGTTCGCGTCGGCGGGTCCGTTGCGTGACCTCGACCCGGCCCTCCAGACGAGCTACGGCGCCTGGGGCTACCTGTTCCTCGTGTGGGACCGGCTGACCATGCTGGACAAGGACGACAAGATCGTCCCGGGCCTGGCCAAGGAGTGGAACTTCGTCGAGGACGGCGGCGTCCTGGAACTCAAGCTCCGGGACGACGTGAAGTTCCACGACGGCACGCCGTTCGACGCCGAGGCCGTCAAGGTCAACATCGAGCGCGGCAAGACCCTCGAGGGCTCGACCCTCAAGAGCGACCTCGCCGACATCGAGTCGGTCGAGGTCGTCGACGCGACGACCGCGCGGCTCAAGCTGGTCAAGGGCAAGGGCGTCCAGTTGCCCGCGTCGTTCACCGGCACGGCCGGCATGATGGTCAGCCCGAAGGCGATCAAGGACGGCGCCGACCTAAAGAACAATCCCGGGACCGCCGGTTCCGGCCCGTACATCGCCACCCAGCTCGTCCCCCAGGAGAAGCTCGTCCTCAAGCGGGCCGACAACTACTGGGACCCGAACGTCGGCCGTCTCGGCGGCATCGAGCTGCAGCGCGTGCCCGACGCCGCCGCCCGCCTCAACGGCCTGCAGAGCGGCCAGGTCGACCTGGCCCCGCTCAGCTCGGCCGGCGAGATCGCCACGGTGGAGAAGATCGTCACCCCGGGCAGCGGTCTCCAGCAGAACCAGGTGAAGTTCAAGAACGTCGTCGGCGTCTACATGCGCGCCAACAAGGGCGACGTCGCCAAGCCCGAGGTCCGCCAGGCGATCGCCCACGCGGTCGACCCGGAGGCGATCAGCGCGCTCTTCAGCGGCTACTGCACGCCGACCCGCCAGGTCGTGCCCGAGACGGACCCGAGCCGCATCCCGAACTACACCTACCCGTACGAGTTCAGCGTGGACAAGGCCAAGGCCCTCGTGCAGCAGGCCGGCGGCGCCAAGGTGTCCGTCACCTTCGCCGCGGGCACGAACGCCGAGCAGCCGGCCAACGTCGTGCAGGCGTCCCTGCGGGCCGTCGGCGTCGACGCGACGCTCAACCCCGTGCCCAACACCGAGAACGAGCCGCGCTTCATCGCCGGCGACTTCGAGCTGATGGTCGGCACCTCGTGGAGCCCGAAGGCCGACCCGGCGGCGACGGTGAACACCTACCTGCTGAACACGTACAAGCTCGCCGCGGACCCCTCGCTCATCGCGGACAAGGCGGCCGAGGCCGCCAACCCCACGCTGTCGATGGACAAGCGCGCCCCGCTGTACCAGGACATCTGGAAGACGACGCTCGAGCAGGCCTGGTTCCTGCCGCTGTGCAACCAGACCAACGCGAACGTCTCGAAGGCGAACATCGTCGGCACCGACAACATCCCGATGTCGAACATCGGCATCTGGGACCTGCGCCACATCGCCGTCAAGAAGTAA
- a CDS encoding ABC transporter permease — MSANQTPSSPAPGNDSHDSGVLAETVRAEVPTAAIGTGDPEPVAAPGILKSIVRRPATIVAGVFLLVLTFIAIFAPALAPYDPDVQNLLLRLRPPNAEHWLGTDDYGRDVLSRLIFGARVSLWAALQAAAVALVLGLPFGMIAGYRGGWVDAILTRVMDALMSAPSLVLAITIVAVLGAGITNAMLAIGLVMAPRFFRVARAGTMDVRHETYIEASIALGCSTARTAVRHVLPNVLPPIILVISVSLGTAVAAEASLSFLGLGVQAPAASWGSMLSTASSNMRLAPYLVWPPGVMIFLAVLAFTYVGDGVRRALVRTRSGN; from the coding sequence ATGAGCGCGAACCAGACCCCCTCGTCTCCGGCGCCGGGGAACGACTCGCACGACTCCGGCGTCCTCGCCGAGACCGTCCGCGCCGAGGTGCCGACGGCGGCCATCGGCACGGGCGACCCGGAGCCGGTCGCCGCCCCCGGCATCCTCAAGAGCATCGTGCGTCGCCCCGCGACGATCGTGGCCGGCGTCTTCCTGCTCGTGCTGACCTTCATCGCGATCTTCGCACCGGCCCTGGCGCCGTACGACCCCGACGTGCAGAACCTGTTGCTGCGGCTCAGACCACCTAACGCCGAGCACTGGCTGGGGACCGACGACTACGGCCGGGACGTGTTGAGCCGGCTCATCTTCGGGGCGCGGGTCTCGCTGTGGGCGGCGCTGCAGGCCGCGGCCGTCGCGCTCGTGCTCGGTCTGCCGTTCGGCATGATCGCGGGCTACCGCGGCGGCTGGGTCGACGCGATCCTGACCCGCGTCATGGACGCGCTCATGAGCGCCCCGTCGCTCGTGCTGGCCATCACCATCGTCGCGGTCCTCGGCGCCGGCATCACCAACGCGATGCTCGCCATCGGCCTGGTCATGGCCCCGCGCTTCTTCCGGGTGGCCCGCGCCGGCACGATGGACGTGCGGCACGAGACCTACATCGAGGCCTCGATCGCCCTGGGTTGCAGCACCGCGCGTACCGCGGTGCGGCACGTGCTGCCCAACGTGCTGCCGCCGATCATCCTCGTCATCTCGGTGTCGCTGGGTACCGCCGTCGCGGCCGAGGCGAGCCTGAGCTTCCTCGGGCTGGGCGTACAGGCACCCGCGGCCAGTTGGGGCTCGATGCTCTCGACGGCCTCGTCGAACATGCGCCTCGCGCCGTACCTCGTGTGGCCGCCCGGCGTGATGATCTTCCTCGCCGTCCTCGCCTTCACCTACGTCGGTGACGGCGTCCGCCGCGCCCTCGTTCGCACCCGCTCGGGCAATTGA